In the Lepus europaeus isolate LE1 chromosome 18, mLepTim1.pri, whole genome shotgun sequence genome, one interval contains:
- the RANGRF gene encoding ran guanine nucleotide release factor produces MEPTRDYPLFGGAFSAILPPGAIDVSDLRPVPDNQEVFCHPVTDQSLIVELLELQAHVRGEAAARYHFEDVGGVQGARAQQVDSVQTLSAESLALRTCCPEAWVLSGKQQVAKENQQVAKDVTVHQALLRLPQYQTDLLLTFNQPPPDNRSSLGPGNLSPPPWSLGDFEQLVTSLNLHDPNIFGPQ; encoded by the exons ATGGAGCCCACGAGGGACTATCCACTGTTCGGGGGCGCCTTCTCCGCCATCCTCCCCCCAGGGGCCATTGATGTGAG CGACCTCCGACCGGTCCCGGACAATCAAGAAGTCTTCTGTCATCCCGTGACCGACCAGAGCCTGATCGTGGAACTTCTCGAGCTCCAGGCCCACGTGCGCGGCGAAGCGGCTGCGCG GTACCACTTTGAGGACGTTGGCGGGGTACAGGGGGCTAGGGCCCAGCAAGTAGACTCTGTGCAGACCCTCAGTGCGGAGAGCCTGGCCCTGCGCACCTGCTGTCCAGAAGCCTGGGTGCTCTCAGGCAAGCAGCAGGTGGCTAAGGAAAACCAGCAG GTAGCAAAGGATGTGACGGTGCATCAGGCCTTGCTACGGCTGCCCCAGTACCAAACTGACCTCCTGCTCACCTTCAATCAGCCCCC CCCTGACAATAGGTCATCTCTTGGCCCTGGGAATCTGTCACCTCCACCCTGGAGCCTGGGTGACTTTGAACAGCTGGTGACCAGCCTGAACCTTCATGATCCCAACATCTTTGGGCCGCAGTAA
- the SLC25A35 gene encoding solute carrier family 25 member 35 yields the protein MDFLMSGLAACGACVFTNPLEVVKTRMQLQGELQAPGTYKRHYRNVFHAFFTIGKVDGLAALQKGLAPALLYQFLMNGIRLGTYGLAEARGYLHTAEGVLSPPRSAAAGALAGVMGAYLGSPIYMVKTHLQAQAASEIAVGHQYKHQGMFQALTEIGQKHGLVGLWRGALGGLPRVVVGSSTQLCTFSSTKDLMSQWEIFPPQSWKVALAAAMVSGIAVVLAMTPFDVACTRLYNQPTDAHGKGLMYRGILDALLQTARTEGIFGMYKGIGASYFRLGPHTILSLFFWDQLRSLYHTYTK from the exons ATGGACTTCCTGATGAGTGGTCTGGCAGCCTGTGGGGCCTGCGTGTTCACCAATCCCCTGGAGGTGGTGAAGACCAGGATGCAGCTCCAAGGAGAACTGCAGGCCCCCGGCACCTACAAGCGGCACTACCGAAATGTCTTCCATGCCTTCTTCACCATTGGCAAGGTGGACGGGCTGGCTGCGCTGCAGaagggcctggcccctgccctcctgtACCAGTTCCTGATGAATGGCATCCGACTGGGCACCTACGGGCTGGCGGAGGCTAGGGGCTACCTGCACACGGCGGAAGGCGTGCTCAGTCCTCCGCGCAGCGCGGCagctggggccctggctggggtCATGGGCGCCTACCTGGGGAGTCCCATCTACATG GTGAAGACGCATCTGCAAGCACAGGCAGCCTCTGAAATCGCTGTGGGTCACCAGTACAAGCACCAG GGCATGTTTCAGGCGCTAACCGAGATTGGCCAGAAACATGGCCTGGTGGGGTTGTGGCGTGGGGCCCTGGGCGGCCTGCCTCGAGTTGTTGTCGGCTCTTCCACCCAGCTGTGCACCTTCTCATCCACCAAGGACCTCATGAGCCAGTGGGAG ATCTTTCCTCCCCAGAGTTGGAAGGTGGCTCTGGCAGCTGCCATGGTGAGTGGCATCGCAGTGGTCCTGGCCATGACACCCTTCGATGTGGCCTGCACGAGGCTCTACAACCAGCCCACAGATGCCCACGGCAAG GGCCTCATGTACCGGGGGATCCTGGACGCTCTGCTGCAGACAGCTCGGACAGAGGGCATTTTTGGCATGTACAAGGGTATAGGTGCCTCCTACTTCCGCCTTGGCCCCCACAccatcctctccctcttcttctgggACCAGCTGCGCTCCCTCTACCACACGTACACTAAGTGA